The DNA segment CTAACACTACCCGGTCAGATGAATTGGGCGCGGGCGCCCCGTGTTGACGGAGCATGACGCCTGCCCAGTTACGCAAGCTTGACCGGGAGCTGAGCGAGTTCCTGGACTCGATGACCGAGGGAATGGGCCGGACCGAGAGACGTCGCGCCCTCGGCGGCTACCTCACCGGACTGCTGCTCGACGGAGAACGCAAGAGCATCGAGCCCATGGCGGCCCGGCTCGTCGAGGCACCCGAGCAGACAGAAGCCATGCGCCAGCGGCTTCAGCAGTGTGTGTCGGGCGCGGCTTGGGACGACTCCGAAATGCGGCGGCGCCTGGCGCGGCAGCTTGAGTGCGAGCTACCGGGCTTGGAGGCCCTCGTCATTGACGACACGGGCTTGCCGAAGAAGGGCGTGCATTCGGTGGGTGTGGCGCGCCAGTACTCGGGCACCCTGGGGCGGACGGAGAACTGCCAGGTGGCCGTCAGCCTGCATGTTGCTGGAGAGAAGGGCAGCGGCTGCATCGCCATGCAGCTGTACCTGCCTGAGGAGTGGACGCGCAGCAGGAAGCGCTGCAAGGCCGCCGGTGTCCCGTCTGGAGTGAAGTTTCAAAAGAAGTGGCAGATAGCGCTGAGCCAATTGGATGACGCAATGGCGTGGAGCGTGCGCCGACACCTCGTCCTGGCTGATGCTGGGTACGGCGATGCACGGGAGTTCCGCGACGGCGTGCGCGAGCGAGGCCTGCACTACTTGATGGGCGTGCAGGGCACGCACAAGGTGTGGCCGCCCGGTGCCAAGCCGCGTCAGCCCCAGAGGGCGCCGGGCCAGAACGGCCGCCCGCGCACGCGCTACGTGGCCGAGGGCGTGCAACCATGGGCCATTGAGGAGTTGGCGCTTCAACTTCCCAAGGAGGAGTTCCAGACAGTCTATTGGCGCGAGGGCAGTCGGGGCGAGCAGTCCTCCCGGTTCGCCGCCGTGCGAGTGCGGACGGCGGAGCGGCACGTCCAGCGAGCTCCACCGAGTGAAGAGGTATGGCTGCTCATCGAGTGGCCCCAGGAGGAGAAGGCGCCGACGAAGTATTCGCTTTGCTCACTGCCCGCGAATACGCCGCTCAAGGAGTTGGTGCGCTTGTCCAAGCTGCGCTGGAGAGTGGAGCGGGACTACCAAGAACTCAAAGGCGAGGT comes from the Myxococcus xanthus genome and includes:
- a CDS encoding IS701 family transposase; translated protein: MTPAQLRKLDRELSEFLDSMTEGMGRTERRRALGGYLTGLLLDGERKSIEPMAARLVEAPEQTEAMRQRLQQCVSGAAWDDSEMRRRLARQLECELPGLEALVIDDTGLPKKGVHSVGVARQYSGTLGRTENCQVAVSLHVAGEKGSGCIAMQLYLPEEWTRSRKRCKAAGVPSGVKFQKKWQIALSQLDDAMAWSVRRHLVLADAGYGDAREFRDGVRERGLHYLMGVQGTHKVWPPGAKPRQPQRAPGQNGRPRTRYVAEGVQPWAIEELALQLPKEEFQTVYWREGSRGEQSSRFAAVRVRTAERHVQRAPPSEEVWLLIEWPQEEKAPTKYSLCSLPANTPLKELVRLSKLRWRVERDYQELKGEVGLDHFEGRGWRGFHHHATLCMVAHGFLALRRALFPPEESTLDTARSAPPPSAPAAAPHWPLPTLPAPHRRPRTSSGAVTHVTG